CAGCATTGTTCCAAGCAGTAATACTATGAAAAATAGAGAGCCATAATCCCTTGCTCCAACCGTGATCTGGAACAAAAACAGCGAGCAATAAAAAAGCGCCCGTGAGTTCAAAGATCAGGGTGAGGGCAACGATAGAGCGCAGAACTTGAGCGGCTCCTTGCATGCCAGGGCGATCGAGCGCCTGTTGTAGAGCAATTTTGTCTCTGAGGCCAAACCGTCTTCCCAAAAGTAGCAAGAGAAATGTGGTGGCGGTCATGTAGCCCAACCCGCCAATCTGCACCAAGGCGAGCAGGATCACTTGCCCCGTTGTAGAAAAATAAATGCCTGTATCCACCACAATGTGGCCCGTGACACAAACAGCCGATGTAGACGTAAACAGAGCCACAATAAAATCATTCCAGTTGCCGCTGCTGGTTGAAAAAGGCAGCATTAACAGGAACGTTCCTATGGCAATGACAGCTAGAAAACCGAGACAAATAGTTCTAGAGACAGTCATGAAGCGATCGCGTCAATAAACTAAGTTGGGACTGTAAAACAAAGGCTGCTTAAGAGCTTACTGCTTGCTGAGGCACCCGTTGTACGATTCTGGTTTAGCTGCATCTTGGCACACTATCTAAGCATCATAGGACCAAGCTGCTTGAAAGAAATCGTGCTCGCATTGCATGGCATAGCGGTAAGTGGTGTGGGCTGGAGCAGGATGGATGGTGTAGCGATCGCAAAGCTGCTCTAACTGTTGCGCCAATTGGTCAAACTCTGGACTGCTGTAGGTGCGAATCCAAGTGGTATAGGTATGCTCAGACTTTTGGCTAGCTCCAAGTTGCTGACCGAGAAAGGTATACAAGCGCATACAAGGCACCATTGCGGCTGTAGTCAAGCCCGCATCACCGCTCCAAGCCGTTGCCAACAAAAAATCTGTATAGCGCCGGGTAGCGGCTCCAGGTTCTATAGCCTGCAAGTCCACGCCCCACTCTTGGGCATAGCCCTGGTGCAGTTGCAATTCTTCCAACACCCCACCTGCTAGGGTGTGAAACACACCAAATCCTTCCCAATCGGGTGCTTTGGCAGCGGCAATACTATAAGCTCGCGCAAACGCTTCTAGGAAGAAGGCGTCTTGGCCGACGTAATAAGCAAATAGCTCCTTGGGCAAGCTACCATCGGCAATGCCCTGGACAAAAGGATTTTTCAGACAAGCTTGAGCTAAATCTTGGTTTGCTTGCCATAGATCGCTGGAGATCGTCATGCAGATTTTTCCTTTTTCAAATACATTTTCCACCTCTAGAGGTTATGACGCGATCGCTGGCTCTGCTAGGCTAATTCCGATCTAGATTCAACGCTACACTGCTATGACCTCGACCCTCTACCAACAAATTCAGCAATTCTATGATGCCTCCTCTGGTTTGTGGGAGCAGATTTGGGGCGAGCACATGCATCATGGCTATTACGGTCTAGATGGCAAGGAACCCAAAGAACGCCGCCAAGCCCAGATTGATTTGGTAGAGGAGTTGCTGAAGTGGGCCGAAGTTAGACAGGCAGAAGCGATTTTGGATGCGGGTTGCGGGATTGGGGGAAGTTCTTTGTATTTGGCTCAAAAGTTTCAAGCGGCGGCGACTGGCATCACTCTAAGTCCTGTGCAAGCCGCCAGAGCCACCGAGAGAGCGCGTGAGGCAGGCATGAGCAGCTTGACTACTCAACCTAGCGCTCAGTTTTTTGTCAGGGATGCTTTAAACACCGATTTCGCCGACAATTCCTTTGATCTTGTCTGGTCATTGGAAAGCGGGGAGCACATGCCAGACAAGCGTAAGTTTTTACAGGAATGCTATCGGGTGCTGAAACCAGGGGGCACGTTGATTATGGCGACTTGGTGTCACCGCCCCACCACGCCCAGCGATCCACTGACCACGGATGAGCGGCAGCATTTGGCGGACATTTATCGCGTCTATTGCTTGCCTTATGTGATTTCGCTGCCAGAGTATGAAGCGATCGCGAACCAACTCTCGTTTCAAAATATTCGTACTGCCGATTGGTCAGATGCAGTAGCTCCGTTCTGGGACAAGGTGATTGAGTCCGCTTTAACTCCCAATGCCATTTTCGGTCTACTACTTTCTGGTTGGACGACAATTCAAGCAGCTCTGGCGTTGAATTTGATGAGTCGGGGCTATCAACGGGGGTTGGTACGTTTTGGATTGCTATGTGGCACTAAATAAACGATTCAAGCAAGGTGCGGTCAAGCTAGCTCAGCCATTCTCTATCAAGGGATTGCTGCCAAAATTGTCATTGATTGCTTAAAATCAAGCCTGTGTATCAATTCAGGCACGCATGAGCCAGATTTCCCCCCAAAAGCCTGCTGTTTCGTCGACCCAGATTAATCTCCTCCAAAAGTATGCCCCCTGGCTCTATGCTTTCTGGAAGTTTTCTCGCCCCCACACCATCATTGGCACGAGCCTGAGTGCACTGGGGTTGTACGCGATCGCCAGTGCTACAACTTCGATTCCCTTTGCCCTTAGTCATCTAGGCGTACTGTTGGCCGCTTGGCTCGCTTGTCTCTGCGGCAACGTCTACATTGTGGGACTGAACCAATTAGAAGATGTCGAGATTGACCGGATCAACAAACCACATTTACCTGTCGCTTCCGGGGAATTCTCGCGATCGCAAGGTTGGGCCATTGTCCTCTTCACAGGGGCTTTAGCTGTGCTGATTTCTCTCAGTTCCGGTTGGTTTCTCTTCGGTACGGTGGGCATTAGCTTGGCGATCGGCACTGCCTACTCCTTGTCACCCATCCGCCTGAAGCGATTTCCGGTTTGGGCCTCGCTGTGCATTTTTACGGTGCGCGGCGTCATTGTAAACTTGGGGCTGTTTCTGCACTTCAGCCAACAACTCCAAGGCCAAGGTACTATCACTCCAGCAGTT
This genomic stretch from Trichocoleus sp. FACHB-46 harbors:
- a CDS encoding TenA family protein, which translates into the protein MTISSDLWQANQDLAQACLKNPFVQGIADGSLPKELFAYYVGQDAFFLEAFARAYSIAAAKAPDWEGFGVFHTLAGGVLEELQLHQGYAQEWGVDLQAIEPGAATRRYTDFLLATAWSGDAGLTTAAMVPCMRLYTFLGQQLGASQKSEHTYTTWIRTYSSPEFDQLAQQLEQLCDRYTIHPAPAHTTYRYAMQCEHDFFQAAWSYDA
- a CDS encoding methyltransferase domain-containing protein, with the translated sequence MTSTLYQQIQQFYDASSGLWEQIWGEHMHHGYYGLDGKEPKERRQAQIDLVEELLKWAEVRQAEAILDAGCGIGGSSLYLAQKFQAAATGITLSPVQAARATERAREAGMSSLTTQPSAQFFVRDALNTDFADNSFDLVWSLESGEHMPDKRKFLQECYRVLKPGGTLIMATWCHRPTTPSDPLTTDERQHLADIYRVYCLPYVISLPEYEAIANQLSFQNIRTADWSDAVAPFWDKVIESALTPNAIFGLLLSGWTTIQAALALNLMSRGYQRGLVRFGLLCGTK
- a CDS encoding homogentisate phytyltransferase, which encodes MSQISPQKPAVSSTQINLLQKYAPWLYAFWKFSRPHTIIGTSLSALGLYAIASATTSIPFALSHLGVLLAAWLACLCGNVYIVGLNQLEDVEIDRINKPHLPVASGEFSRSQGWAIVLFTGALAVLISLSSGWFLFGTVGISLAIGTAYSLSPIRLKRFPVWASLCIFTVRGVIVNLGLFLHFSQQLQGQGTITPAVWALTLFVLVFTFAIAIFKDIPDIDGDRQYNINTFTIRLGTKAVFNLSRWVLTACYLGMVLAGLFNLAGVNSKFLIVTHLVALSLLWWRSLRVDLSDKVAIASFYQFIWKLFFLEYLVFPTAALFN